In Phocoena phocoena chromosome 11, mPhoPho1.1, whole genome shotgun sequence, one DNA window encodes the following:
- the DDX23 gene encoding probable ATP-dependent RNA helicase DDX23, whose translation MAGELADKKDREASPSKEERKRSRTPDRERDRDRDRKSSPSKDRKRHRSRERRRGGSRSRSRSRSKSTERERRHKERERDKERDRNKKDRDRDKDGHRRDRKRSSLSPGRGKDFKSRKDRDSRKDEEDEHGDKKPKAQPLSLEELLAKKKAEEEAEAKPKFLSKAEREAEALKRRQQEVEERQRMLEEERKKRKQFQDLGRKMLEDPQERERRERRERMERETNGNEDEEGRQKIREEKDKSKELHAIKERYLGGIKKRRRTRHLNDRKFVFEWDASEDTSIDYNPLYKERHQVQLLGRGFIAGIDLKQQKREQSRFYGDLMEKRRTLEEKEQEEARLRKLRKKEAKQRWDDRHWSQKKLDEMTDRDWRIFREDYSITTKGGKIPNPIRSWKDSSLPPHILEVIDKCGYKEPTPIQRQAIPIGLQNRDIIGVAETGSGKTAAFLIPLLVWITTLPKIDRIEESDQGPYAIILAPTRELAQQIEEETIKFGKPLGIRTVAVIGGISREDQGFRLRMGCEIVIATPGRLIDVLENRYLVLSRCTYVVLDEADRMIDMGFEPDVQKILEHMPVSNQKPDTDEAEDPEKMLANFESGKHKYRQTVMFTATMPPAVERLARSYLRRPAVVYIGSAGKPHERVEQKVFLMSESEKRKKLLAILEQGFDPPIIIFVNQKKGCDVLAKSLEKMGYNACTLHGGKGQEQREFALSNLKAGAKDILVATDVAGRGIDIQDVSMVVNYDMAKNIEDYIHRIGRTGRAGKSGVAITFLTKEDSAVFYELKQAILESPVSSCPPELANHPDAQHKPGTILTKKRREETIFA comes from the exons AGAACGCCGGCACAAAGAACGAGAGCGAGATAAGGAGCGTGATCGGAATAAGAAGGACCGAGATCGGGATAAGGATGGGCACAGACGGGACCGCAAGCGATCCAG TTTATCTCCTGGCCgaggaaaagattttaaatctCGGAAAGACAGAGACTCTAGGAAGGATGAAGAGGATGAACATGGTGATAAGAAGCCTAAG GCCCAGCCATTATCCCTGGAGGAACTTCTGGCCAAGAAAAAGGCTGAGGAAGAAGCTGAGGCTAAG CCCAAGTTCCTCTCCAAAGCAGAACGAGAGGCTGAAGCCCTAAAGCGACGGCAGCAGGAGGTGGAGGAGCGCCAGAGGATGcttgaggaagagaggaagaaaaggaaacagttcCAGGACTTGGGCAGGAAAATGTTGG AAGACCCTCAGGAACGGGAACGTCGGGAACGCAGGGAGAGGATGGAGCGGGAGACCAATGGAAATGAGGATGAGGAAGGGCGGCAGAAAATCCGGGAGGAGAAGGATAAGAGCAAGGAACTGCATGCCATTAAG GAGCGTTACCTGGGTGGCATCAAGAAGCGGCGCCGGACGAGGCATCTCAATGACCGCAAGTTTGTCTTTGAGTGGGATGCATCTGAGGACACTTCCATTGACTACAACCCCCT ATACAAAGAACGGCACCAGGTGCAGTTGTTGGGGCGAGGCTTCATTGCAGGCATTGACCTAAAGCAGCAGAAACGAGAGCAGTCACGTTTCTATGGAGACCTAATGGAGAAGAGGCGGACGCTGGAAGAAAAGGAGCAGGAGGA GGCAAGACTCCGCAAACTTCGTAAGAAGGAAGCCAAGCAACGCTGGGATGATAGGCATTGGTCCCAGAAGAAGTTGGATGAGATGACAGACAGGGACTGGCGGATCTTCCGTGAGGACTACAGCATCACCACGAAAGGTGGCAAGATCCCCAATCCCATCCGATCCTGGAAAGACTCTTCTCTGCCTCCACACATCTTGGAGGTCATCGATAAGTGTGGCTACAAG GAGCCGACACCTATCCAGCGTCAGGCAATTCCCATTGGGCTACAGAATCGTGACATCATTGGAGTGGCTGAGACTGGCAGCGGCAAGACAGCAGCCTTCCTCATCCCGTTGCTGGTCTGGATTACCACTCTCCCCAAAATTGACAG GATCGAAGAGTCAGACCAGGGCCCTTACGCCATCATCCTGGCCCCCACTCGTGAGCTGGCTCAGCAGATTGAGGAAGAGACCATCAAGTTTGGGAAGCCGCTAGGCATCCGCACTGTGGCTGTCATTGGCGGCATCTCCAGAGAAGACCAGGGCTTCAGGCTGCGCATGGGTTGTGAG ATAGTGATTGCTACTCCAGGACGTCTGATTGATGTGCTGGAGAACCGCTACCTGGTGCTGAGCCGCTGTACCTATGTGGTTCTGGATGAGGCAGACAGGATGATTGATATGGGCTTCGAGCCAGACGTCCAGAAGATCCTGGAGCACATGCCTGTCAGCAACCAGAAGCCGGACACGGATGAGGCTGAGGACCCTGAGAAGATGTTGGCCAACTTCGAGTCAGGAAAACATAAGTACCGCCAA ACAGTCATGTTCACGGCCACCATGCCCCCAGCGGTGGAGCGTCTGGCCCGGAGCTATCTTCGGCGACCTGCTGTGGTGTACATTGGCTCTGCCGGCAAGCCCCACGAACGTGTGGAACAGAAGGTCTTCCTCATGTCAGAGTCTGAAAAGAG gaAAAAGCTGCTGGCAATCTTGGAGCAAGGCTTTGATCCCCCCATCATCATTTTTGTCAACCAGAAGAAGGGCTGTGATGTTTTGGCCAAATCCCTGGAGAAGATGGGG TACAATGCTTGTACGCTGCATGGTGGAAaaggccaggagcagcgagagtTCGCACTATCCAACCTCAAGGCTGGGGCCAAGGATATTTTGGTGGCTACAGATGTGGCGGGTCGTGGTATCGACATCCAAGATGTGTCTATGGTTGTCAACTATGATATGGCCAAAAACATTGAAG attATATCCACCGCATTGGCCGCACGGGACGAGCAGGCAAGAGTGGTGTGGCCATCACCTTCCTCACCAAAGAGGACTCTGCTGTGTTCTATGAGCTGAAGCAGGCCATCCTGGAGAGCCCGGTGTCCTCCTGCCCCCCAGAGCTAGCCAACCACCCCGATGCCCAGCACAAGCCGGGCACCATCCTCACCAAGAAGCGCCGGGAAGAGACCATCTTTGCCTGA